In Prochlorococcus marinus str. MIT 1214, one DNA window encodes the following:
- the metK gene encoding methionine adenosyltransferase, whose product MSRYVFTSESVTEGHPDKICDQISDAVLDALLTEDPTSRVACEAVVNTGLCLITGEITSKAEVDFNKLVREVIKSIGYESASAGGFDANSCAVLVALDQQSSDIAQGVNEAEDHSTDPLDQVGAGDQGIMFGFACDETPELMPLPISLAHRLARQLALVRHQKSIDYLLPDGKTQVSVSYENGVPCSIDTILISTQHKSEIDGITHEGEIQKRIAKDLWRLVVEPATEDLALKPSLETTRFLVNPTGKFVIGGPQGDAGLTGRKIIVDTYGGYARHGGGAFSGKDPTKVDRSAAYAARFVAKALVEAKLAKKVEVQLSYAIGVAKPVSILVESYGTGKVSDVELTQIVQEHFDLRPGAIIKSFNLQELPRLRGGRFYRDIAAYGHFGRTDIALPWEDVSQKAKELSFLV is encoded by the coding sequence ATGAGTAGATACGTTTTCACCTCTGAATCGGTAACAGAAGGACATCCTGATAAAATTTGCGATCAAATAAGTGATGCTGTTTTAGATGCTCTCTTAACTGAAGATCCAACAAGTAGAGTCGCGTGTGAAGCAGTAGTCAATACTGGCTTATGTCTAATAACTGGAGAAATAACTTCTAAAGCGGAGGTTGATTTCAATAAGCTTGTTAGAGAAGTCATAAAAAGCATTGGCTATGAAAGTGCAAGTGCGGGTGGCTTTGATGCTAATAGTTGCGCAGTACTAGTTGCACTTGATCAACAATCTTCAGATATTGCTCAAGGAGTAAATGAAGCTGAGGACCATTCAACAGATCCACTAGATCAAGTTGGTGCTGGTGATCAAGGAATTATGTTTGGATTTGCTTGTGATGAGACTCCAGAACTAATGCCATTACCTATTAGTCTTGCGCATCGATTAGCCAGACAATTAGCATTAGTTAGGCATCAAAAATCAATTGATTATCTTTTGCCTGATGGAAAAACTCAAGTAAGTGTCTCATACGAAAACGGAGTCCCCTGCTCCATAGACACGATACTGATTTCTACTCAGCACAAATCAGAAATCGACGGAATAACTCATGAAGGGGAAATCCAAAAAAGAATTGCGAAAGACCTATGGAGACTAGTTGTTGAGCCAGCCACAGAGGATCTAGCCTTAAAACCTTCATTAGAAACCACACGTTTTCTAGTTAATCCAACAGGGAAATTTGTCATTGGAGGACCTCAAGGAGATGCAGGACTCACAGGTCGAAAAATTATCGTAGATACATATGGTGGATATGCTCGCCATGGTGGTGGGGCTTTTTCTGGCAAAGATCCTACAAAAGTTGATAGATCCGCAGCTTATGCAGCAAGATTTGTGGCGAAAGCTTTGGTTGAAGCAAAACTTGCAAAAAAAGTTGAAGTTCAACTAAGTTATGCAATTGGCGTAGCCAAACCAGTATCAATACTTGTTGAGTCTTATGGCACCGGTAAAGTCTCAGACGTTGAATTAACCCAAATTGTTCAAGAACACTTTGATTTAAGACCAGGCGCAATTATTAAATCTTTTAACCTGCAAGAACTACCTAGACTACGAGGAGGACGTTTTTATAGAGATATTGCTGCTTATGGTCATTTTGGAAGAACTGATATTGCTCTTCCATGGGAAGACGTATCTCAAAAAGCAAAAGAACTAAGTTTTCTTGTATGA